A stretch of DNA from Chromatiales bacterium 21-64-14:
AGAGTCGCAGACGCACCGCGAGATGGCGAGCGGCCTGTCCACGCCGATCGGCTTCAAGAACGGCACCGACGGCAGCCTTGCGGTCGCAATCAACGCGCTGCACTCGGCGGCGCGCACGCACCATTTCCTCGGGATCAACCAGGAGGGCCAGTGCGCGGTGTTCAGCACGCGTGGCAACCGCTACGGCCACATCGTCCTGCGTGGCGGCAACGGCCGTTCCAACTACGATTCGGCTTCCATCGCGCTGGCCGAGCAGGAGCTGGTGGAGGCGCGCTTGCCCGTTAACATCGCGGTGGACTGCTCGCACGCCAATTCCAACAAGGACCCGGCGATGCAGCCACTGGTGGCGAAGGACTGCGTCAACCAGATCTCCGAGGGCAACCGCTCTATCGTGGCGCTGATGCTGGAGAGCAACCTCCACGGCGGCAGCCAGCCGATCCCCGCAGACCTCTCACAGCTCCGCTACGGAGTGTCGGTGACCGACCCGTGTATGGACTGGGAGACCACCGAGAAGCTTCTGCGCAGCGCGCGCGAGAAGCTGCAGCGGGCGCTGCCGGCACGCCAGAAGCGGGGCGCCTAGCAACGGGGAGCGATTTGGCACCCACCGCCGGTGTTAGCCACCGGCGCCCTGGGTCGGGGCTTTTCGCGCGACGAGTATGACCGCGCAAATTAATTTATCCTGGCCGAATTCGTGCCCCCGATTGGTTCCAAGCAGGGGCTGCGCGCGTGGACTATACTGAAGTATAGGCCGTCTACCCGCGTTTTGGGTGTCCGCGACGTTTACAAACTTTTGCGCGTACCGTACCCAAGCTTACGCAGCAATCGTGGACACTTGCAGTATACATCCAGTATGGGGATACCGCTTCGATACGGGTGCTGGATCGTCGGGCGGGAACACTGGAGGCGAGTCGAATGCGGTTCAATAGGAAATTGCTGTGCACCAGCGCGCTGCTCCTCGCGTTCAGCACTGGCGCCGTACACGCAGACGGCCGTTACGGGCACGGCGGCCACTCTGGCGTGCGTTTCGGCCTGTTACTGGGCGCTCCCTTATTCTGGTCGTCGTTCTACGGTCCTCGCTACTACGCAAACCCCTATCCACCCGTGGTGGTCTACAGTGAGCCACCGGTGTACGTGGATCCTACGCCGCAGCAAGGTGCATCCGACTACTACTGGTATTACTGCACGTCCCCGCCGGGTTATTACCCCTACGTTCGTGAGTGCCCACCGGGATGGATGAAGGTCGTACCCGCAGCGCCACCGCGCTGACCCCGTCACGCCAAACTTAAGGAATCTACAGTGAGCACGAGCACTCGATGCGTGTCCGCGCTGGTGGCGTTATCACTGGGGGCGTGCGCGACCATCCCCAACGGCCCCAGCGTAATGGTACTGCCAGGAAGCGGCAAGAACTTCAATGAGTTCCAGGCCGATAACGCCATCTGCCGTCAGTTCGCCCAGATGCAGGTGGGTGAGAGCCCGAACCGGGTCGCCGGGCAGAGCACGCTCCGGAGCGCCGGGCTCGCTGCGTTGCTCGGCGGTGCCCTGGGCGCCGCGCTGTCCAGGCACGACCCAGGACGAGGTGCGGCCGTAGGTGCCGCTACCGGTGCGGTGGTGGGTACTGCGGCCGGTGCTGGCGCAGGCAACGACTCGGCCTACGAACTGCAGCGGCGTTACGACTACGCCTATATGCAATGCATGTACGCCAAGGGCAACGAGGTGCCGGTGGATGCGCGGCTCCAGCAGCAGCCCAGCGACCGCGCCTACCCGCCGCCGCCACCGCCGCCCGGGCCGTATTACGACGCGCCACCTCCTCCTGGGTCTGCACCGCCAGCAGTGCCGCCGCCCGGTACTCCACCACCGGACTGATAAATAGGGGGCTACGAATCTCTGCTTTGTACAGGCCGTCGAAGGAAAGGAACAAAAAAATGGAAAAAAATGGGACACCCACAAAAAATCAAAAAATGGGACACCCACGA
This window harbors:
- a CDS encoding 3-deoxy-7-phosphoheptulonate synthase gives rise to the protein MDNDRIDNVNVLSQDLLPTPRQVKAALPLTEQAQVAVLRGRATVRRILDRADPRLFVVVGPCSIHDIEAAREYAARLKRLAEEVGDTIYLVMRVYFEKPRTTVGWKGLINDPFMDDSFHIEKGLHLARELLLHLAQLGLPAATEALDPITPQYLSDLITWTAIGARTTESQTHREMASGLSTPIGFKNGTDGSLAVAINALHSAARTHHFLGINQEGQCAVFSTRGNRYGHIVLRGGNGRSNYDSASIALAEQELVEARLPVNIAVDCSHANSNKDPAMQPLVAKDCVNQISEGNRSIVALMLESNLHGGSQPIPADLSQLRYGVSVTDPCMDWETTEKLLRSAREKLQRALPARQKRGA